TTTAGTATTGGAAACGACGATAGAGGATTATATAGTAGGGGACGGAATCAGCCCTGCACCTTCAAATGTTATTGATAACAGTGATGGAAGCAAAACATATCAATGGAGCTATGGCAACCTCGTCATCGGAGGAGAAAGGAACATATCGATATCCTTTGAGTTTAACGGATTGCTTGATGCGTCAAAGGTTCTATTGATGAAGGATACAAAGCTTGAATATCAGGACAAAGATAATAAATTGATTGAGGTTTACACCGACGATGTCTTGCTTCCGGTAAGCAGATATTGTGATGAAGGAAGCTGGAGTGCGGTATTCGACAGTAAACGCAGCACAACGAAGTGGGGATGCGTTTGGTGGAACGGTAAAATATATAATGACGGAACACTCAAGGTCAAGGTTTCCAGCAGCAAGGACGGAAAAACCTATAGCAGCCCGGTGAGCGTGTCAAATTACAGCAATTTTGACATACCCGACGGAAGGTATGTCAAGCTTGAGGTTGAGTTTAAATGTTCGAGCGATGGTTTCAGTCCAGAATTGTATGATATTACTATCGCAGAGAAGGGTTATAAGATTCCGGCGTATAAAAATGCTGCACCGATAATTGAAGAAGTGTTGCCAGTGTCGGGAACAGTGGGCAAACCCGCATGGCTTATCAGCAAGGTAAGTGATGACTGTATTCCAGACGGAAAAATGACTTTTGACTGGAGAGCTGTTGGGGAAAATTCCGACAAAGTGAGTTTAACGAATGCCGAAAGCTTTATGGCAAAGGCTGTGTTTAGTGAGCCGAGCAAGTATTCTATTGAGTTTAAGGCAAAGGACGGAGGAAAGGTTTCACAGTCAGTTGTTGAGGCTGTTGTGACAGGTATGCCGGCACCGACGCCAACACCGACATCAACACCGACGCCAACACCGACATCAACACCGACGCCAATACCGACGTCAACACCGACGCCAACACCAACACCGACGCCGACACCAACGTCCACGCCGACACCAACACCAACGCCAACACCAACACCAACAGCAACCCCAACCCCAACACCTACACTAACACCAACACCAACACCAAGCACTTTACAGGTAAATATAGGGACAGTAGAAGGAGAGATAAAAGAAGAAATAACAATTCCTGTATCCTTTGAAGGTGCTTCAAAAAGTGGTGTACACAGCTGTGATTTTATATTGTCCTTTGACCCTGATGTTTTAGAAGTACAAGAGGTTATTGCAGGAAATATAATTGAACATTCTGCTGCAAGTTTTGGTTCAACTATTAATAGCGAAGAGGGGACTATAAGGTTTGTATTTTCAGATGATACAGAGTCAGGAACTATAAAGATAGATGGAGAATTTGCAAATATAAAGGCATTAATAAATGAGACTGAAAATATTGGATTTAGTCCAATAGAGTTAGTTAAAGAAGAGTTTGTAGATGCCAACTTAAATATAATGATTGTTACGTTTAATAATGGTGGTGTAAATGTAAAAGCTCCGGAACCAACGCCACCAACGCCACCGGAGTTAACACCGACACCAACTATTGATATTGATTATGAGAAGCCTGTTGTAATTTTGGAAATGAGTTCAACAGTTGTAGACAAAGGCAGTGAGGTAACAATACGTGTTACAGCCACAGACAATGTGAAAGTAGAGTCTGTAAGCGCACAATATGACGGAGTGCCTGTTGATTTAGATGAAAATGGAATAGGGATTATTAAGGCAGATAAGACAGGCATGTTTGAAGTTAATGCCATTGCCATTGATACCCAGGGCAATGAGGGATATGCAAAAAAAGATTTGTTTGTAAAGGGAAAGGCTGACAATATAGCTCCGGAGGTAGCTATTGAAAGTCCGGTTGAGGACTCAAAGATAACATCTCAAATGGATATTATTGGTACCGCATATGATGAAAACCTTGTAAAATATGTTTTGGAATATTCGGAAAAAGGAAAAGGCCAGTATATTAAATTTGCTGAGGGAGATACTCCGGTCAAAAACGGAGTGCTGGGCAGACTGGATGCCACTGTGATGCGGAACGGCCAATATGACATAAAGCTTTCTGCATATGATGAAGGAGGGATTGTATCAACCTGTACCGTTTCATATATGATTGAAGGAGAGCAGAAGGTTGGGAATTTCTCCTTGACCTTTGATGACCTTACTATTCCTATGGCGGGATTGCCTATAACCATTTCACGTACTTATGACAGCCGCAACAAGACAAAGGGTGACTTTGGAATAGGATGGACAATGGATATTCAGGATATACGTATTGAGGAAAATGTTGTACCGGGACAGTATTGGGGACAACAGTCAAGTGGGACTGTATTTACCAGAACATACAGTCTTTATGAAAAACATCCCCATAGTATAACGGTTACTTATCCTGATGGTAAAACAGATGAATTTACAATGGTTCTATCACTATCTTCTCAGCCTTTTATGAAGATTCAGCAAACGGAAGTATCTTTTGCTCCAAAGCCGGGAACGTACTCTAAACTCGAAGCTATAGGAATAGATAACACGGTTTTGGTTTTAGAGGATGGTTTTTATACTTATGACCTTGAATATTATAATCCAAACCGTTATAAATTAACGACAAAAGATGGTATGGTATTTATTATTGACCAGGAAAAAGGTGTTGAGAGTATAACCGATACCAATGGAAATACGGTTACTTATAGCAAGGACGGTATTATACACTCATCAGGGAAAAGTGTAACTTTTTCAAGAGACAGTCAGGGAAGGATAACAAAAATAACCGATCCCATGGGTAATACAATAAACTATGAATATGATCATTACGGGGATTTAGTAAAAGTTACGAATCAGGGAGGAAACGTAACAAGATTTACATATAATTCAAATCATGGATTGGTGGATATAATTGATCCACGTGGTGTAAGGGTAGCCCGTAACGAATATGATGATGAGGGAAGGATTGTTGCACATATTGATGCCGAGGGTAATAGAATAGAGTATTCCAGGGACATGAGCAAAAGGCAGGAAATTATAAGGGACAGATTAGGTAATATTACCGTCTACGAATATGATGAAAAGGGAAATATTTCAAGTATCACCGATGTCCTTGGGAATAAAACTACCTTTACTTATGACGAAAACGGGAACAAGCTTACCGAAACAGATGCATTAGGCAACACCTTTGAGTTTGTTTACGATGAAAAGGGAAACCTCCTAAAGAAGAAGGATTCCATGGGTAATTCCATTGACTGTACTTATAATAATGAAGGTAAAGTACTTACCATAAAAGATTTTGAAGGAAATATAATTACTAATACTTATGATGATAATAGAAATTTAAAAAAGGTTACAGATCCTCTTGGCCATTCAATTGAGTTTGGTTACAACTCTAAAGGACTTGCAACAAGCGTAACCGACCGGTTGGGCAGGGTGGTGCAAATTGCTTATGACAACAACGGTAATCCGGTAAGTGTAACATATCCAAACGGAAATGTTGTTTCATTTACATATGATGACAATGGCAGGTGCCTTAGCACAACCACTACCAGGACAACTTCAGAAGGAATGGTTACGGTTACTACAATAAATACTTATGATAGTCTTGGTAATATTATACAGACTATTGACGGCAACGGTAATGTATCTAAAGCAGAGTACAATGAAATCGGGAAAGTTTCTGCAATGATTGACCGTCTTGGCAGAAGGACGGAATATGATTATGATGTGTTTGGCAATATTATAAGGATTAAATATCCGGACGGAACAGAAGAAAGATTTGAATACGACTTGGAAGGAAGAAATACAGCAGCTATAAGCCCTGAGGGTAAAAGAATTGAATTCCGTTATGACAAGCTTGGAAGGGTAATTCAGGAAATATACCCTGACGGTGCATATGTAAGTTTTGAGTATGATGCATTGGGCAGAGTAGTCAAAGTAACGGATGGAAGAGGTTATTCAACGGAATATAAATACGATGCCCTTGGCAGAAACATAGAAGTGAAAGACGCCCTTGGAAACATAACGAAATATGAATATGAAAACAGTCCAAGACCTAAGAGAATGATTGATGCAAGGGGTAATGTCACAAGCTTTGAATATGATGGGAACGGTCATCAGACTAAGGTTATATATCCTGATGGGTCTTATATTGAAGTTAAGTATGACGCAGAGGGAAATATAATATCAAAAAGGGATCAAGCAGGAAATATAACACTTTTTGATTACGATGGATCTGGAAATCTTATTAGAATAACAGATGCTTTAGGAAACAAAACCGTATATGGTTATGATGAAATTGGAAACCTTATATCAATTAAAGATGCAAACGGTAATGTAACAACTTTTGAGTATGACAATTTGGGAAGGATGATAAAAAGGACTCTTCCTTTAGGAATGTCAGAAAGTTTTGTATATGATGCGGAAGGCAATTTAATTTCAAAGACTGACTTTAACGGAAATGAAATAAAATATGAGTATGATGTGGTTGGGCAGTTAACGGCAAAGATTTTGCCGGATGGTTCTAAAGAAACTTATACTTATACAAAAGACGGATATTTAAGTACCGTCACAGACAAAAGAGGAACAACTGTTTTTGAGTACGATGAAGCAAACAGGCTTAAATCAAAGACAGATCCTGATGGTACAAAGGTGTTTTACACATATGATAAACAAGGTAATGTAGAGACCATTACCAGCAAAGCCGGTACTATTAAATATACATATGATGAAATAGGCAGGTTATCCACTGTTGAAGACCAGTGGGGAGGCATAACAAAATATGAATATGATGAAGTAGGAAACCTTATAAAAGAAATAAAGCCTAACGGAACCACTGCAAAATACACCTATGATGACCTGAACAGATTAATTAAGCTTGAGAACATAAAAGACGACGGTACTGTACTGTCTTCCTATACTTATACACTGGGACCTTCAGGTAACAGGATAAAAGTAGTTGAAAATACAGGCAGGACCGTTGATTATGAATATGACAAATTATACAGGCTTGTTAAGGAGACAATTACTCAGTCTGATGGTAAAACAAGGGTTATAAGCTATACTTATGATGTAGTAGGCAACAGGCTTGAAAAGAATGACGATGGAGTTATAACCAAATACAAGTATGACAAAAATGACAGATTGTTGACAGAAGGAGAAATTAAGTACTCATATGATGACAACGGTAACCTTATAAGTAAAACCGGTCCGGATGAAACCACAATTTATGAATACGATTATGAAAACAGGCTTATTCTTTCTAAAACAACAACTATACAAGGAATAAACAGGGTTGAATACACCTATGATGTATTTGGAAACAGGGTACAAAAAGTTATAGATGAAGTAAATGTTATAAATTATGTTGTGGATTTAAACACATTGTATGCCAGGGTATTGGAAGAAAGGGATGCTGACGGTAATTTAATTGCGGCATATGTGCACAGCGATATTGGGGTTATTCTACAGTCAAGAAACGGAGTGAAAAGTTATTACCATTATGACGGACTTGGCAGTACCAGACTTTTAACTGATGAAACACAGAGTATAACCGATACCTATACATATGATGCTTTTGGGAACATAATATCAAGTACAGGAAACACTGTAAACGAATTTTTGTTTACCGGAGAACAGTATGATGCAAATATAGGATTTTATTACCTGAGAGCAAGATATATGGATCCTTCGGTAGGAAGATTCATAACGGCGGATCCATTTGGCGGGTTTATGTTTGAACCGTTAAGTCTGCACAAATACTTATATGCAAATGCAGACCCGGTAAACAAAATTGATCCGTCCGGATATTTTTCCATTCAGGAGCTTGCGACTACCCAGACCATACAGGGCATCATAAGCTCAGTTAATTGGAAGTGTATTGGAACTACCATACTGAGAAATGCTTTAAAAGGCCTGGTAAGAGGTATGATTTTTGGAGGTATTGATGCTTGGCTGGGTGGAGGCACTATAGAGGATATTGTAAACGGAATATTAAGCGGAGGAATAACTGGCTTCTTATTAGGTCCATTGGCAATGATAAACAGGCTAAGGCCGGTATTTATAGCCTTCGGGCTTGGAAGCGGCATAAAAGGTGTATACGATTCAATTAAGAACGGAGAATATGATCAGGCAGCATTTAGAGCAACATTTGTAATTTTAACGCTTTGGGAACTAAAGAAAGGAGTATGGGATAAGCGGGCTTGCTTTACAGAGGAAACTCTAGTGCTGACGGAAGATGGCTATAAGCAGATAAAGGATATACAGGAAGAAGATTTTGTATATTCAGAGAATGTTGAGACAGGCGAAAAAGGCTTAAAGAAAGTTGCTAAAGTGTTTGTGAGGGAAGTACACAAGCTTATTCATGTATATGTTGATGGTGAGGAAATAAACACTACTGATACGCATCCGTTCTGGGTTGAAGGCAAGGGCTGGATAGAGGCCGGTGAATTAAAAACAGGAGATGTATTAAGGCTTTATACAGGTGAGTTGAAAACTGTAGAAAAAGTTGAAATAGAGGTTTTCGACAGACCGGTAAAGGTATATAATTTTGAAGTAGAGGATTGGCATACTTATTATGTGACAGAACAGGGAGTTTTGGTACATAATGCGAAGAATTATGATGGGAATAGCGGATCTACAAATAAGAAAGTAAATAGAGGTAGAAAACCAGGACCTACTGTTGATAAAAATACTGGTCATGAGGTAGGAAGATTTATTGCGGATAATAAAGGAAATGTTATGATTGAACCTAAGGGAGGAAGTACTGTTCCAGCAGGAAGAGGTGGTGTAGATACCCATACTTTATATCCTAACGGTTCTAATTATCAAAGATATAATCCTAATGGGCATCCACGAAGTTCATCTACGCCACATGGTCATGGTCATCTTCAAGGTACTGGCCCAGGAATGAGTGGCCAAGGCCCTTCAATTGATGTAAATGGTAATATAGTACCTTGGAATAGTCCAGATGCTCATTGGAAAGTTTATTAAAAAGGAGAATACGAATGAATGCAATTGATTTTTTAAAAACATTATATTTTGGAGATAGGTATTGCACTAAATTATTACTTGATAGTGCCAATAATAAAGTTGAATTACATATTAATCAAGTATCCCGTATTAGAGACAAATCTGGGGAGTGGAATTATTATACAGATGAGGACATTGAAAATGGTATTCTCGTATTTACCGATATAAAAAAAGTGTTTTTGGATGAATCAGGACTATTACCTAATGACCAAATATATGATGTATACGCTAATGAGCATGATGGTGTTTATGAATTTGTCATCGAAACAAGTTATGTTGATGCCAGTGCATTAACACATGATTTAACAATACGGATAATTGGAGAAGGGGTTTATCTCTTAGATCCTACAAAGCCAGATGTAAGAATACAGGATTAAGTTTATTTTGCTGGCATAACAAGGCGGTTGTCTTTATGATGACCGCCTTTCTTTTGTTTGATAATATGACTATGCAGCATTTAGTGTTGTTACAGGTGAGCTGAAAACAATAGGAAAAGTTGAGATAGAAGTTTTCGACAAACCGGTAAAGGTATATAATTTTGAAGTAGAGGATTGGCATACTTATTATGTGACAGAACAGGGAGTTTTGGTACATAATGCGAAGAATTATGATGGGAATGGTAACACAGGAGTTGGTAATAAGGGAACGCGTAGTACTGTTGATGATTTTATAAAAGCAAATGTAAACCCCAATTTCCAACAAAACGTAAAAAATGCATTTACATCTGATGCTAAAGCAACAACCTTAACAAAAGATTTAACAGTATATCGCTATCATGGAGGAACATCAAGTGGAAAGAGCTATTGGTATACTCCAAACTTAACTTCAAATCCAGCAGCAGACTTAGCATTACCAGCTGGAAACACATATCAATATGTTGATACTTATATTATACCGAAAGGTACAACAATACTTGAGGGTACGGTAGCACCTAATTTTGGACAGCCTGGAGGTGGGTATCAAATATATGTTCCTAATCCAACAGTTGTAATTCCAAAATAGATAATAGGGAGGAAATTAAATGAAATATCCAATTAGTAGTTTACAAGCTGATATTAAAAATTGCATTGAGATGTGTAATGTAGAGATCACCAAAAGAAAGAATGGTATTAATGGGGAGAGTACTCTAGAACAACTCGAAAGTGTCATTTTGCCTGAATTAAAAGAATTATTAAAAAGAATTGAAGAGAATAATCTGCCGATACAGTCAGAAAGATATTTGAATTCTTTCGCTTATGCTTTTAAGGTATGGGGATGGAATATGGAAACGCCATCAGCATTATTTATAAAATTGACTGAAATAAACAATAATTACGGGCAATTAGAAGAATAATTGTATTGGCTAATTAATAAATTCTACTCTTAATACTCTTAAGAGAGGTCACACAGTTTCGACTGGTGTGGCCTTTTTTCTTATCAATGCTTGACAATATGTAATACATTGTGATACAATAGAACCAGCGAGAAATACAGGAGGTGCAATAATGTCTACAGAAAAGGATAGTATGTTACGGGTAAGGCTTACACAAAGGCAGTCGGATGAATTGGATGCGATTATTGGTGAGCTTCAAGCACAAATGCCGGAGGCAAGTGTTACCACATCAAGCATAGCAAGATACGCTCTGGAGAAGTATGTGAGCGACCATATCGCCAAGCGTGACGGTACCAAGATTTTCATTGAAATCAACACTGCTGATGCCACAGAAGAGGACATAAAGAATCTCTACGACCTTCTTTCCAAGTTTTTTGACGAAACAAAGGAGAATTACTCACCAATGGTTCATTACATGGTTGGAGAGATATTAGAGCCTCTGATGATGAAGATGGCAAGACTCATGAAGCTAAAGAAGCCGGAGGTGAAGGCGAATGAGTAAGAAAAAGTACATTGTCCGCTGCCCTAATTGCAATTACAGGGTATTTGATGCTGATTACGCTGATGTTGAAATCAAATGCCCGGTATGCAGGAAGGTTTTTGAAGTAAAGCTGGAGAAAAAGGCGGGGTAAAAAGTGAATAAATCTGGCACAGAGCCACAAAGGGAGCGAATGACTCACCTATAGAGCCTGGCAGATAGTCTTAAAAACTATTTGTCAGGCTTTATTTTTCAGCATGACAGGAGGTGAGAATTTGAAAAAGACAATGATGGACGCAGTATTAAAATATGCAGAAGCCTATATCCCGGTCATACCATTGCACTGGATTTGTGAAGATGGCTCCTGCTCCTGCAAGAAGGGACAACAATGTGACAGCAAGGGAAAGCATCCGTTATATAGCAGCTGGTACAAGAATTCTACTTCTGATATTGAGCAAATAAGGAAATGGTGGACGAAAACCCCCAATGCCAATATAGGCATTCCTACAGGTGAGAAATCCGACTGGCTGGTGCTTGATGTGGATGACGGCGGTGATGAAACCATATCTGCACTTGAAGCAACACATGGAAAACTTCCGGATACGGTTACTGCTGTTACCGGAGGTGGAGGTCGGTACTATGTTTTTAAATACCCTCAAGGCCGGAGTATTCCCAATAAGACCAAGTTTGCACCGGGACTTGATACCCGCTCAACAGGTAGTCTGATTGTCGTAGCTCCAAGCATTCATGTAAGCGATAATCGGTATGAATGGATAAAAGATCATTCTCCCTTTGACAGAACCCCGGTAGAAGCTCTAGCATGGTTGTTGAAGCTTATGGAAAGGGTGGAAGTATTGCTTACACCCTTTGAAGGTAGCAGTATTATTGCCGAGATTAAGGAAGGAAACCGCAACAGTACCCTGACGAGCCTTGCCGGAACCATGAGGGGAAGAGAAATGACAGAAGAGAGCATCTATGCAGCATTGCTTGCAGAAAACAACGCAAGGTGCAATCCTCCGCTTGATGAAGCGGAAGTTAGAAAGATAGCGCACAGTGTCAGTCGATACCAGCCAAATCTTACGGGGAAGAAGCATTACCACTGACAATTTCAGGAGCTTGCGACTACCCAGACCATACAGGGCATCATAAGTTCAGTTAATTGGAAGTGTATTGGAATTACCATACTGAGAAATGCTTTAAAAGGCCTGGTAAGAGGTATGATTTTTGGAGGTATTGATGCTTGGCTGGGTGGAGGCACTATAGAGGATATTGTAAACGGAATATTAAGCGGAGGAATAACTGGCTTCTTATTAGGTCCATTGGCAATGATAAACAGGCTAAGACCGGTATTTATAGCCTTTGGGCTTGGAAGCGGCATAAAAGGTGTATACGATTCAATTAAGAACGGAGAATATGATCAGGCAGCATTTAGAGCAACATTTGTAATTTTAACGCTTTGGGAACTAAAGAAAGACCAGCTAATTAAAGTCAAGAGTTTTTAAGAAAAAATTTTAAGAATTTTCTAAAACTCCTGACAGCGAAAAAAGGCACAACGACAAGACCACCTAAGATTAGTAGACATAAAATAGCTGGCCTGAAATAGTAAATTGATCTTTGAAAACTAAACATCGAGTACAAGTACTACTAAGCTGCTGTGTGCTTCGCTGCAAGCATTTGCGCGTGCTCTTGGGGAGAACGTAATTCGTAAGGCTTTCTATCCCTAAGAACAGCAAAAATATAATTAACAAGCTTACGCATAACAGCCCCCAAAGCTACTTTCTTGGGCTTGCTCTGGCATTTGTTTTTGTAATATTCCATCAGTACAGGGTTGTAAGCTGTTTTGTCCCGCTTGGTGCGGATATTAGCAAGAGCAATTGTGAAAAGTACTCTGCGAAGCAGTCTTGACCCCCTTTTTGACATCTTGTTTTGTGTGCCGGTAAACTCTCCGGACTGCATTACAGAGGGGTCAATACCGAAATAAGCAACTAGCTTGCCTGGCTTTGAAAAGGCTGAAAAGTCGCCAATTTCAGCCAGAATGGTAACAGCAGAGATAAGTCCTATACCTGGAATGCTTTGTAGAAGCTCGAGAGTCAGTGCCAGCATGGGCATGTCCTTTGCCATATCTTCAATAATCAATGAACGAATGGCTTTGAGGACTTTCTCAAGGTTTTCTTCCAAGGTTTTAATCATAGAGATATACACACCAAGCATGGCAACATTTGAAGAGTTACTAATGCTTAAAGGTGCAAATTCTTTGGCCTTGGAATTCAAAAGCTCATACTTTGCAGTTGCCCATTTAAGGCTTCTGCGGGAATTCTTCTTTATCAGTGCAATCAACTTGTTTCTGTTCGCTTTAAGAATATGCACAGGTGCAGGATATTTCTCCAATACTGCAAGAGCAGCCTTTGAAAAGATATTAGGGAATACATCCTTGAAGTTTAGCATGAGTTGGTCAACAATACCCATAAGCCTGTTTTTGTAAGCAGTAAGTTCGTCAGAGAGCTTGTAGTACTGGCGGCAAAGGCTTCGCAGACATTCAATATCCTCGTCGGGGATATTGGTAGTTTTAAGCTCCTGAAATCTGTATAGCAGAGCAATTTTCCGGGCATCCACTTTATCATTTTTCACTTTCCTTATTCCAATATTTTTGATAGAATCAGTTTGGATGGGGTTTATGACAGAAACCTCAAATCCAGCTTTATAAAGTGAATGGAAAAGGATTTTGTGATAGTGCCCAGTGGATTCCATGACGACGAAAGGCCTAGAATCAAAGTCCTTTTCCGTTTTTTTCAGTAATTCAACGGCTCTTTCAACGTCAGTA
The genomic region above belongs to Acetivibrio saccincola and contains:
- a CDS encoding S-layer homology domain-containing protein; translated protein: MGTKITKIISYLLIISMIMTGLAHAAEGLNSSNGIGTYGENFYSGDVQNASNVSNTNISGENQSFPDIKNHWCQDTIEKFLRKNWVAGYDDGLFRPDRFVTRAEFTAMVVNIFKEEKKIEGSSFTDVIKNDWFYNAVSYAASEGLIAGYEDGTFKPMANMQRQDAAVLVSKLFEVNFFEGAEEFEFKDEDTFPEYSYQSIKNLASHEIVRGYPDGTFKPFNLITRAEAVKMLDVVTKYIEVPEPEETIPVAPPDTPSPSPTATPTATPTSKPSGGSPREPKTDPTQKPEPVHRTYTSSEDFNEGQLDNVSLRIKDQLVLGDRKVDQGTGLKNVYGEKQDSLYIEVVQSVAKSVLMPSGDTVEVNIGLKGLGDPLVIERDPIDLVIAIDDSGSMEWGNTDDVVEKPNRLDYAKEASKKVIDLMQSFDRAAVVEFAGSVWIQQGLTDDKEALKQSIDNTPASPWDGTAIGVAISESIEILEEKSNAGRQKAILLLTDGGDNRWSSSEILRQAATAKEQGIKIYCVGLGSGADQDLLKNISNATEAGYSFSPTMEELEEMMFEAGKQIFDTAGKNLVLETTIEDYIVGDGISPAPSNVIDNSDGSKTYQWSYGNLVIGGERNISISFEFNGLLDASKVLLMKDTKLEYQDKDNKLIEVYTDDVLLPVSRYCDEGSWSAVFDSKRSTTKWGCVWWNGKIYNDGTLKVKVSSSKDGKTYSSPVSVSNYSNFDIPDGRYVKLEVEFKCSSDGFSPELYDITIAEKGYKIPAYKNAAPIIEEVLPVSGTVGKPAWLISKVSDDCIPDGKMTFDWRAVGENSDKVSLTNAESFMAKAVFSEPSKYSIEFKAKDGGKVSQSVVEAVVTGMPAPTPTPTSTPTPTPTSTPTPIPTSTPTPTPTPTPTPTSTPTPTPTPTPTPTATPTPTPTLTPTPTPSTLQVNIGTVEGEIKEEITIPVSFEGASKSGVHSCDFILSFDPDVLEVQEVIAGNIIEHSAASFGSTINSEEGTIRFVFSDDTESGTIKIDGEFANIKALINETENIGFSPIELVKEEFVDANLNIMIVTFNNGGVNVKAPEPTPPTPPELTPTPTIDIDYEKPVVILEMSSTVVDKGSEVTIRVTATDNVKVESVSAQYDGVPVDLDENGIGIIKADKTGMFEVNAIAIDTQGNEGYAKKDLFVKGKADNIAPEVAIESPVEDSKITSQMDIIGTAYDENLVKYVLEYSEKGKGQYIKFAEGDTPVKNGVLGRLDATVMRNGQYDIKLSAYDEGGIVSTCTVSYMIEGEQKVGNFSLTFDDLTIPMAGLPITISRTYDSRNKTKGDFGIGWTMDIQDIRIEENVVPGQYWGQQSSGTVFTRTYSLYEKHPHSITVTYPDGKTDEFTMVLSLSSQPFMKIQQTEVSFAPKPGTYSKLEAIGIDNTVLVLEDGFYTYDLEYYNPNRYKLTTKDGMVFIIDQEKGVESITDTNGNTVTYSKDGIIHSSGKSVTFSRDSQGRITKITDPMGNTINYEYDHYGDLVKVTNQGGNVTRFTYNSNHGLVDIIDPRGVRVARNEYDDEGRIVAHIDAEGNRIEYSRDMSKRQEIIRDRLGNITVYEYDEKGNISSITDVLGNKTTFTYDENGNKLTETDALGNTFEFVYDEKGNLLKKKDSMGNSIDCTYNNEGKVLTIKDFEGNIITNTYDDNRNLKKVTDPLGHSIEFGYNSKGLATSVTDRLGRVVQIAYDNNGNPVSVTYPNGNVVSFTYDDNGRCLSTTTTRTTSEGMVTVTTINTYDSLGNIIQTIDGNGNVSKAEYNEIGKVSAMIDRLGRRTEYDYDVFGNIIRIKYPDGTEERFEYDLEGRNTAAISPEGKRIEFRYDKLGRVIQEIYPDGAYVSFEYDALGRVVKVTDGRGYSTEYKYDALGRNIEVKDALGNITKYEYENSPRPKRMIDARGNVTSFEYDGNGHQTKVIYPDGSYIEVKYDAEGNIISKRDQAGNITLFDYDGSGNLIRITDALGNKTVYGYDEIGNLISIKDANGNVTTFEYDNLGRMIKRTLPLGMSESFVYDAEGNLISKTDFNGNEIKYEYDVVGQLTAKILPDGSKETYTYTKDGYLSTVTDKRGTTVFEYDEANRLKSKTDPDGTKVFYTYDKQGNVETITSKAGTIKYTYDEIGRLSTVEDQWGGITKYEYDEVGNLIKEIKPNGTTAKYTYDDLNRLIKLENIKDDGTVLSSYTYTLGPSGNRIKVVENTGRTVDYEYDKLYRLVKETITQSDGKTRVISYTYDVVGNRLEKNDDGVITKYKYDKNDRLLTEGEIKYSYDDNGNLISKTGPDETTIYEYDYENRLILSKTTTIQGINRVEYTYDVFGNRVQKVIDEVNVINYVVDLNTLYARVLEERDADGNLIAAYVHSDIGVILQSRNGVKSYYHYDGLGSTRLLTDETQSITDTYTYDAFGNIISSTGNTVNEFLFTGEQYDANIGFYYLRARYMDPSVGRFITADPFGGFMFEPLSLHKYLYANADPVNKIDPSGYFSIQELATTQTIQGIISSVNWKCIGTTILRNALKGLVRGMIFGGIDAWLGGGTIEDIVNGILSGGITGFLLGPLAMINRLRPVFIAFGLGSGIKGVYDSIKNGEYDQAAFRATFVILTLWELKKGVWDKRACFTEETLVLTEDGYKQIKDIQEEDFVYSENVETGEKGLKKVAKVFVREVHKLIHVYVDGEEINTTDTHPFWVEGKGWIEAGELKTGDVLRLYTGELKTVEKVEIEVFDRPVKVYNFEVEDWHTYYVTEQGVLVHNAKNYDGNSGSTNKKVNRGRKPGPTVDKNTGHEVGRFIADNKGNVMIEPKGGSTVPAGRGGVDTHTLYPNGSNYQRYNPNGHPRSSSTPHGHGHLQGTGPGMSGQGPSIDVNGNIVPWNSPDAHWKVY
- a CDS encoding DUF6258 family protein, with the translated sequence MNAIDFLKTLYFGDRYCTKLLLDSANNKVELHINQVSRIRDKSGEWNYYTDEDIENGILVFTDIKKVFLDESGLLPNDQIYDVYANEHDGVYEFVIETSYVDASALTHDLTIRIIGEGVYLLDPTKPDVRIQD
- a CDS encoding polymorphic toxin-type HINT domain-containing protein; this encodes MEVFDKPVKVYNFEVEDWHTYYVTEQGVLVHNAKNYDGNGNTGVGNKGTRSTVDDFIKANVNPNFQQNVKNAFTSDAKATTLTKDLTVYRYHGGTSSGKSYWYTPNLTSNPAADLALPAGNTYQYVDTYIIPKGTTILEGTVAPNFGQPGGGYQIYVPNPTVVIPK
- a CDS encoding TFIIB-type zinc ribbon-containing protein; this encodes MSKKKYIVRCPNCNYRVFDADYADVEIKCPVCRKVFEVKLEKKAG
- a CDS encoding bifunctional DNA primase/polymerase — protein: MKKTMMDAVLKYAEAYIPVIPLHWICEDGSCSCKKGQQCDSKGKHPLYSSWYKNSTSDIEQIRKWWTKTPNANIGIPTGEKSDWLVLDVDDGGDETISALEATHGKLPDTVTAVTGGGGRYYVFKYPQGRSIPNKTKFAPGLDTRSTGSLIVVAPSIHVSDNRYEWIKDHSPFDRTPVEALAWLLKLMERVEVLLTPFEGSSIIAEIKEGNRNSTLTSLAGTMRGREMTEESIYAALLAENNARCNPPLDEAEVRKIAHSVSRYQPNLTGKKHYH
- a CDS encoding IS110-like element ISCth8 family transposase, giving the protein MNFRPIAGIDVGKFFSEMAILSPSNEVIARMKIRHDSSTDVERAVELLKKTEKDFDSRPFVVMESTGHYHKILFHSLYKAGFEVSVINPIQTDSIKNIGIRKVKNDKVDARKIALLYRFQELKTTNIPDEDIECLRSLCRQYYKLSDELTAYKNRLMGIVDQLMLNFKDVFPNIFSKAALAVLEKYPAPVHILKANRNKLIALIKKNSRRSLKWATAKYELLNSKAKEFAPLSISNSSNVAMLGVYISMIKTLEENLEKVLKAIRSLIIEDMAKDMPMLALTLELLQSIPGIGLISAVTILAEIGDFSAFSKPGKLVAYFGIDPSVMQSGEFTGTQNKMSKRGSRLLRRVLFTIALANIRTKRDKTAYNPVLMEYYKNKCQSKPKKVALGAVMRKLVNYIFAVLRDRKPYELRSPQEHAQMLAAKHTAA